CTCGATGGCAACACGCGTCAGGCTCGACGATTGGGAAGCGGCGGTCGACGAACTGCGCCGATTCGGTGACCCCGGAGGCGTGACGACTGGAGACGACTGGATTCGGCTCGATTTCGGCTCCGCACACGTCGAAGTGACGCAAACAGGTCACGTCAGTACGGGAATGCCACTCCACGAGTTCGAACGGGACGGGGAGGTAGACCTCTTGGTGGACCACAAGGAAGGAGCGCTCACGGTCGAGGCCGACAACGTGACCTACACGTTCAGAAGGCCTGGCGGGTGAAAAACCGCGAGTGATGAACTGCCCCTCCCGCCGACGGCTAGACGTCCGCAGCCAGCGTTTCGAGCGAGTCGTCCTCGTCGACGAACGTTGTCGCGAGGCTGGCTTCGGCCCGGCGGAGTCGGTAGGAGAGCGTCGATCGAGGGATCCCGAGTCGCTCGGCGAGGTCCGAGAGTTCGATCCGGCGCGGCGTCTCGTAGTAGCCGTGGTCGACTGCGGCTCGCAACGCGTCGCGCTGTTCGTCCGGCAGGTCCTCCGCGGGTTCGGGGTGGGACCGGTCCGGATCGAGTTCCGTCAGCCGCAGCATCTCCATTCCCGTACACTCGCCGACCTCCTCGCCTAACGCGTCGAAGAACTCGTGGATCGGCGCGTCGCTTCCCAGCACGATCCGCCAGCGGTAGCGCCGGCCCTCGCGGTAGGTCTCGAAGAGGAGCCCCTCGCCGAGATACTCGAGGGCCACGTGGGGAACCGACGTACAGACCTCGGTTCGATCCCAGTAGGTGTAGACGACTAATGTGTCGTTCGAGCGGTCGAGCACCTGCACCTCACAATCCGCGCCGCAGTCGTCTTTCACGAGACAGTCCGCGAAGAATTCCGCCGTTTTGTAGGCCTTCTCGAGGGCCTCGAGCGCCTCCGGGGAGCCCTCCGCGTGGTCGACCCGCCAGAGGCTGTCGCTCGTGACGTGACACGACAGCGAACGAATCGACGCGTCGGGGTAGTCGGCGAGCACGTCGGCGACCGGGTTCGTCCTCGATTCGTACTCGAGGGCGAAGACGAATTCTCTCATTAGCCCTACAAAGGGGGGCACACGCCAAAGGGGTTTCTCGATGGCTGCTGTAGGGGTAGCCGATGGTGCCGGTATCGATGGTCGTGCTCTCGAACGTCACGCACTGGGTTCAGGACTTCTGGGTGTTCTATCGTCGCTATACGGACACAACGGTCCACACGGCGTCGACGGCAGCACTCGCCATCTTCGGGATCCTCGTCTTCGTCGACCCGTGGTTCGCGGCGGTCGCGATATTCTGTTACGTCGTTCCACCGATCGCACTGTACGTCCTCGCGGACGATCCGGTTCCCGGCCCGGAACGCCCCATCGATCGGCGCGGTTCCGAGGAGCAGGCGACGGAGACGCGCGGTCGAGCCGTCGACTCTGTGGCCGTGCGGGGTGAAACGGCTCGCTCGAGCGGCGAGGACGGTGGCTCGAGAGTGGTTCCGAACGACAAGTCCGAGGCCGGAGACGCGGACACCGACAGCGACATCCACTCCGACGACGGAGACACTGATTCAGATAGCGATGGTACAGATACCGATTCTGACAGCGACGGTACGGACACTGATTCCGACAGCGATTCCGACGACGGCGACACCGACTCGGATTCCGACGACTAATTGAACCACTCGAGTACACGTCTCGAGCAGCGCCCAGCCAGCGTCGGAGACGGAATGTTAAGACGATCGGCTTGCATTCTCCGGGAATGGACTCGAAGAGCGACTCCGAACGCGACAGCGGTGAGCGCAAAACGGAATTTGACGGCATCACGGCCCGTGGCGTCGGCGCGCTGTTCGCTCTCGGATTCCTCGGTATCGTCGCACTGGCGGCCACGACCCCCGCACAACTGGCCGACATCCCCGAGGCCGCAGACGTTCCCGTGGTATTGCTCGTCGCCGCAGTCATCGTCCAGTCGTCGATCCTCCTCGTAATCGCCGTCTTGATCGGCTGCTATACCGCACCCAGAGTCGGGCTTCGCTCGCACGTCCTCGAGCGAGTCACCCGCGGCACACCGATCCTTCCGCGACTCCGCGAGGAATTCCCCATCGCTGCCGGACTCGGTATCGCCGCTGGACTCGCGATCGTCTTGGCGGAAGCCGTCCTCGCACCGACGCCCGCGAACGCGCCGGGATCGGCCGACGCGACCATCGGTGCCGTACTCGCGAGCGTTCCGCTCCGATTCCTTTACGGCGGGATCACCGAGGAACTGCTCCTGCGCTGGGGCTTCATGTCGCTCGTCGCGTTCGGCCTCTGGAAGACGGTCGGCCGGACGTCGGCCGAGCCGTCCTCGAGACTGATGGCCAGCGCAGTTACAATCGCCGCTGTCGTCTTCGGAATCGGCCACTTGCCCGCCGCACTGGCGCTCTACGGCGAGTTGACGCCCGAGGTCGTCACCTGGATCGTCCTCGGCAACGCGATCGGCGGGCTGGCGTTCGGATGGCTGTTCTGGAAGCGGAGTCTCGAGGCGGCCATGCTCGCTCACGGCTTCGCGCACGTGGTGTTCGTCGCGCTGTCGCTCGTGATCGTGGCCGTTTGAGCGAAGCAGGCAGAGAGTACTGGCCGGGAGCGCGACTCGAGCAGACGCGAGAGTCGCGCGATCCGGGGGAGGGCAGGCTGTCAACAGTTACTCACCGCGAACGGCGAAGCCGTGAGCGGGCCGACGACTGATGTGACCGAACGACTGAAACGAGTGAGAGAACGGAAGGAGGAGTGCTTTTAATCGAATTTTTGCCGAGGGCCGGCGAAGCCGGCCCGTGGTTCGAGAGAGCTCCGCTCTCTCGTCATCACGAAAGGCGCGAGCGCCTTTCGAACGACAGAGCAAAACTTCGTTTCTAGAAGCCTTTGCCGAGCAATTCGCGTGCGATAACGTTCTTCTGGATCTCGCTGGTTCCCTCGTAGATCTGGGTGATCTTCGAGTCGCGGTAGAAGCGCTCGACGGGGAAGTCGTTGACGTAGCCGGAGCCGCCGTGGATCTGGACGGCTTCGTTCGAAACGTCGACGGCGACGCGGGAGGTGTACTCCTTGGCCATCGACGCGAGTTTCGTGATGTCGTTGCCCTGGTCGACGTTCCAGGCGGCCTTGTAGGTCAGGTTGCGGGCGGCTTCCGTCTGGGTCGCCATATCGGCGAGTTTGTGCTGGATGGCCTGGAACTCGCTGATCGGCTGGCCGAACTGTTCGCGGTCCTGGGCGTACTCGAGGGCCGCGCGAAGCGCACCCTTGGCGATACCGACGCCCTGTGCGGCGACGCCGGTTCGGGTGGCGTCGAAGAACTGCATCTGCTGCATGAACGCAGCGTCCT
Above is a window of Natronorubrum tibetense GA33 DNA encoding:
- a CDS encoding helix-turn-helix domain-containing protein; translated protein: MREFVFALEYESRTNPVADVLADYPDASIRSLSCHVTSDSLWRVDHAEGSPEALEALEKAYKTAEFFADCLVKDDCGADCEVQVLDRSNDTLVVYTYWDRTEVCTSVPHVALEYLGEGLLFETYREGRRYRWRIVLGSDAPIHEFFDALGEEVGECTGMEMLRLTELDPDRSHPEPAEDLPDEQRDALRAAVDHGYYETPRRIELSDLAERLGIPRSTLSYRLRRAEASLATTFVDEDDSLETLAADV
- a CDS encoding CPBP family intramembrane glutamic endopeptidase, coding for MDSKSDSERDSGERKTEFDGITARGVGALFALGFLGIVALAATTPAQLADIPEAADVPVVLLVAAVIVQSSILLVIAVLIGCYTAPRVGLRSHVLERVTRGTPILPRLREEFPIAAGLGIAAGLAIVLAEAVLAPTPANAPGSADATIGAVLASVPLRFLYGGITEELLLRWGFMSLVAFGLWKTVGRTSAEPSSRLMASAVTIAAVVFGIGHLPAALALYGELTPEVVTWIVLGNAIGGLAFGWLFWKRSLEAAMLAHGFAHVVFVALSLVIVAV